The following proteins are co-located in the Rheinheimera salexigens genome:
- a CDS encoding YdbL family protein yields MKYLTSIKTLLFTAVFAISLPVLAMNLQQAMSALSQVKSEGLVGEQTNGYLGLVSPNANAEEVIKLINDARRAEYTKLAQRNSIAVSDVEALAGKKAIERTSSGQFILLDGRWVKKP; encoded by the coding sequence ATGAAATACTTAACCAGCATCAAAACTCTATTGTTCACGGCTGTTTTTGCCATCAGCTTGCCGGTATTGGCGATGAACTTACAACAAGCCATGTCGGCCCTGAGCCAAGTGAAATCTGAAGGATTAGTTGGCGAGCAAACTAATGGTTATCTTGGGTTAGTCAGTCCTAATGCAAATGCGGAAGAGGTGATTAAACTAATAAATGATGCCCGACGCGCTGAATACACCAAGTTAGCGCAGCGCAATAGCATTGCCGTATCTGATGTTGAGGCTTTAGCGGGCAAAAAAGCCATAGAACGCACGAGCTCAGGACAGTTTATTTTATTAGATGGCCGTTGGGTAAAGAAACCTTAA
- a CDS encoding YnbE family lipoprotein, whose protein sequence is MIKKCAIALSLALLAVACTPKVQVALPAEPININLNVKIQHEIFIKVDKQLDELFSDSSGLF, encoded by the coding sequence ATGATAAAAAAATGTGCCATAGCCCTATCCTTGGCGTTATTGGCCGTTGCTTGTACGCCCAAAGTGCAAGTGGCGCTACCAGCAGAGCCAATCAATATAAATTTGAATGTCAAAATTCAACATGAAATTTTTATTAAAGTCGATAAACAACTTGATGAGTTATTTAGCGATTCTAGCGGCTTATTCTAA
- a CDS encoding YdbH domain-containing protein has translation MFKLVKILFIVVLLLALSLMAGYGYLQHKLNSLPITNLKYDISEMGLKQISFSQLSFTLHQPELDIELQNLTINWQWQSVLSPRLDLITLKQGKLALKQWPEATEPAESSNNEFSLPQQWKLPDTLPNRVKLNNVQLQLPCAKQQCTYLVNTELSKTAQLVDYRIQLAESAQPDITRVTLSGQVNTENELPEVNTELNIDDTIVLTLHQQLAQTVNILSANSNIALNAKPVSPWLQQQLTKWQIDMPTQAVEQFTAPVNIQSQAQLSIPLPLHKEDWRQQLSGNWQLNANLPTELSIPNIGLLKGDLKAELSLTQGKVTNYQLQSALMLSQTKFSHNFKPFGIAIEDIMLEVNADGSAQPSLDALPLIVNIKTVGATKAEVSSNVIVNASENFSVQLHNAKLKLQQQALNYQLSAEQQVAVTKLALNAKFSALWQAATWQLDLSQLDANIASVKYDDITAQQVKLTLQPSQFSSVQDLTLSSSVRLDIATLLQPELLPQRWQYQAKLSGNINQLSLDGRLENAANLAVSHQASYNPQDIKVQWQLDDIFILGGNPLAASFKQWPALLEFSRGKILANGSVDVNKGQALIKANINFNELSGIYDRSVFKALSADMHLEYSANSIYIEIPQAKLAEFSQGVELGPVMFSASYQANTTELLAGVVDLQQLDIAAMGGKVTANPVKLDFSQPQQVITLQLDKIELAKILQQHPTSDLKGNGRISGTIPLLISRSGVSVEKGHIAAESPGGALQYRPPAASSMAAGNQGMKVVLEALDNFQYSVLSSNVSYDTNGRLFLALSIQGKNPTLEQGRAINFNINLEEDIPALITSMQLSSQISEKIKRRVQQRLQQKAAKASNGESP, from the coding sequence ATGTTTAAGCTGGTTAAAATACTTTTCATTGTTGTCCTGCTATTGGCGCTAAGCCTAATGGCAGGCTATGGGTATTTGCAGCATAAACTTAACAGCTTGCCCATAACAAATTTAAAGTATGATATTAGCGAAATGGGTCTGAAGCAGATTAGTTTTAGTCAACTCAGCTTTACCCTGCACCAACCGGAACTCGATATTGAACTGCAAAATTTAACCATCAACTGGCAATGGCAAAGTGTGTTATCTCCCCGTTTAGATTTGATTACGCTTAAGCAAGGTAAATTAGCGCTAAAACAATGGCCAGAAGCGACTGAACCCGCAGAAAGTAGTAATAATGAATTTAGCCTACCGCAACAGTGGAAACTGCCAGATACCCTGCCTAATAGGGTTAAGCTGAATAACGTACAACTGCAGTTACCTTGTGCTAAGCAGCAATGTACTTATCTCGTTAATACTGAACTAAGCAAAACAGCGCAACTAGTAGATTATCGGATCCAGTTAGCTGAATCTGCACAGCCCGATATCACTCGAGTCACCTTATCCGGCCAGGTAAATACTGAAAATGAGTTACCGGAGGTCAATACTGAATTAAATATTGATGACACTATCGTATTAACCTTGCATCAACAACTGGCGCAAACAGTGAATATACTTAGTGCCAATAGCAACATAGCGCTCAATGCTAAGCCGGTATCACCTTGGCTGCAGCAACAACTTACTAAGTGGCAAATAGACATGCCTACACAGGCAGTAGAGCAATTTACCGCCCCGGTGAATATACAAAGTCAAGCTCAGCTATCAATCCCATTACCTTTACATAAAGAAGACTGGCGACAACAGTTAAGTGGCAATTGGCAGCTGAATGCTAACTTGCCCACTGAACTTAGCATTCCTAATATCGGCTTACTTAAAGGTGATTTAAAAGCAGAGTTAAGCTTAACTCAAGGTAAGGTGACCAACTATCAACTGCAATCTGCGTTAATGCTTAGCCAAACTAAATTTAGCCATAATTTTAAACCCTTCGGTATTGCGATTGAAGATATTATGCTTGAGGTAAATGCTGATGGCAGTGCCCAGCCTTCACTCGATGCCCTACCCTTAATCGTTAACATAAAAACAGTCGGTGCGACTAAAGCTGAAGTTAGCAGTAATGTCATTGTTAATGCCAGTGAAAACTTTAGTGTGCAATTGCATAACGCTAAGCTAAAACTGCAGCAACAAGCCTTAAATTACCAACTGTCTGCTGAGCAACAAGTTGCTGTTACCAAACTGGCTTTAAACGCAAAATTTAGTGCCTTGTGGCAAGCTGCAACATGGCAACTCGACTTAAGTCAATTGGACGCAAATATTGCCAGTGTCAAGTATGATGATATTACCGCGCAGCAGGTTAAGCTGACCTTGCAGCCCAGCCAGTTTAGTAGCGTTCAGGATTTAACCCTTAGTAGCAGTGTAAGGCTAGATATCGCGACCTTATTACAACCAGAATTGTTACCACAGCGTTGGCAGTATCAGGCTAAGCTCAGCGGTAATATTAACCAGTTAAGTTTAGACGGCCGGTTAGAAAACGCGGCAAATTTAGCCGTTAGCCACCAAGCCAGTTATAATCCTCAGGACATAAAAGTGCAGTGGCAGCTTGATGATATTTTTATATTAGGGGGTAATCCGCTGGCGGCAAGCTTTAAACAATGGCCTGCCTTGTTAGAATTTTCTCGCGGTAAAATCTTAGCTAACGGTAGTGTTGACGTTAATAAGGGCCAAGCATTAATAAAGGCTAATATAAATTTTAATGAGCTATCAGGCATTTATGATCGCAGTGTTTTTAAAGCCTTAAGCGCTGACATGCACTTAGAATACTCAGCAAATAGTATCTATATTGAAATTCCTCAAGCTAAGCTGGCGGAATTTTCTCAGGGCGTTGAGTTGGGGCCGGTTATGTTTAGCGCTAGTTATCAAGCGAATACTACCGAGTTACTGGCCGGTGTAGTAGATTTACAGCAACTGGACATTGCAGCCATGGGCGGCAAAGTAACGGCAAATCCTGTAAAGCTAGATTTTAGTCAGCCGCAACAAGTAATAACGCTACAGTTAGATAAAATAGAATTAGCTAAAATATTACAGCAGCACCCTACGTCTGATTTAAAAGGTAACGGCCGTATATCAGGTACTATTCCATTATTAATTAGCCGTAGCGGTGTTAGTGTGGAAAAAGGCCATATTGCCGCAGAAAGCCCTGGTGGTGCATTACAATACCGCCCACCTGCAGCATCGAGTATGGCCGCCGGTAATCAAGGTATGAAAGTGGTACTAGAAGCATTAGATAATTTTCAATACTCAGTGTTATCTAGCAATGTTAGTTACGATACCAATGGCAGGCTGTTTTTAGCGTTATCGATTCAAGGTAAAAATCCGACTCTTGAACAAGGCCGTGCGATTAATTTTAATATTAATTTAGAGGAAGATATTCCAGCATTAATTACTAGTATGCAATTAAGCAGTCAAATCAGTGAAAAAATCAAACGACGCGTACAACAGCGTTTGCAACAAAAAGCCGCTAAGGCTTCAAATGGAGAGTCCCCATGA
- a CDS encoding M28 family metallopeptidase — protein MTTLSRFSTIAAALAACVALSACSDNETVTQANSQAKKHDSVASLEQASFPKLAEHIKTLSSDEFQGRAPATKGEELTVAYLEDDFRRIGLKPIDGDSYKQPVSLVQIDPVKVSALTLTGDNLPAQFNYRDDMTAWTKQVTEQVDVKDSDMVFVGYGIVAPEYDWNDYAGIDVTGKTVVMFVNDPGFATQDENLFNGNAMTYYGRWTYKYEEAARQGAAMVLIIHETDAASYGWGVVAHGSPIKFDLINENKNADLAKVEGWITTESAEKLFANVGTDLATMHKKALEKDFAPVDLKAKASISVKSNLRELTSSNVVGYIEGSKYPDEYVLYMAHWDHLGMDFSNPTNKVFNGAQDNASGTGGLMALAEHFASQPQPERSVVFVAVTAEERGLLGSAWYAANPVFPLEKTVAAINMDVMNVYGPMKDMVIVGLGNNEVEDILIKYTKQQGRYEVREPNPEAGIAYRSDHFSLSKKGVPILYAKSGNDHVEHGVEWGKAQRAEFNKCCYHKVQDQYDDNWDLTGAKQDMQLFYQVGNELANSRQWPNWYKGNEFRAIRDASATERK, from the coding sequence ATGACTACCCTTTCCAGGTTCTCAACTATTGCCGCAGCTTTAGCAGCCTGCGTTGCACTAAGTGCATGCAGCGATAATGAGACAGTAACACAAGCGAACAGCCAAGCTAAAAAGCATGATAGTGTGGCCAGCTTAGAACAAGCCAGTTTCCCTAAATTAGCAGAGCATATTAAAACCTTGTCTTCTGATGAGTTTCAAGGCCGTGCACCTGCAACTAAGGGTGAAGAATTAACCGTTGCTTATCTTGAAGATGATTTTCGACGCATCGGTTTAAAGCCAATAGATGGTGATAGTTATAAACAACCCGTATCTTTAGTCCAAATCGACCCGGTTAAGGTTTCTGCGTTAACGCTTACGGGTGATAACCTACCGGCGCAATTTAATTATCGTGATGATATGACTGCTTGGACTAAGCAAGTTACTGAGCAAGTAGACGTTAAAGACAGCGACATGGTGTTTGTTGGCTACGGTATCGTGGCACCAGAATACGACTGGAACGATTACGCAGGTATAGATGTTACTGGCAAAACTGTGGTGATGTTTGTTAATGACCCTGGCTTTGCAACCCAAGATGAAAACTTATTTAATGGTAACGCCATGACTTATTATGGCCGTTGGACCTATAAATATGAAGAAGCAGCCCGCCAAGGTGCTGCTATGGTATTAATTATTCATGAAACTGATGCCGCAAGTTATGGTTGGGGTGTTGTTGCTCATGGTTCGCCAATTAAATTTGATTTAATTAATGAAAACAAAAATGCTGATTTAGCCAAAGTAGAAGGCTGGATCACTACTGAGTCGGCAGAAAAACTGTTTGCAAATGTGGGTACTGATTTAGCGACTATGCATAAAAAAGCGCTAGAGAAAGACTTTGCCCCAGTCGATTTAAAAGCTAAAGCATCAATCAGTGTAAAAAGTAACTTACGCGAATTAACCTCGAGTAATGTGGTCGGTTATATTGAAGGCAGCAAATATCCAGATGAGTATGTGTTGTATATGGCCCATTGGGATCACTTAGGTATGGATTTCTCTAACCCTACCAACAAAGTATTTAACGGTGCGCAAGATAATGCTTCAGGCACAGGTGGTTTAATGGCACTTGCTGAACATTTTGCTAGCCAACCTCAACCTGAACGTTCAGTGGTATTTGTGGCAGTTACCGCTGAAGAGCGTGGTTTATTAGGTTCGGCATGGTATGCAGCTAACCCAGTCTTTCCATTAGAAAAAACCGTGGCGGCGATTAATATGGACGTGATGAACGTCTATGGTCCAATGAAAGATATGGTTATTGTTGGTTTAGGTAATAACGAAGTTGAAGATATTTTAATCAAATATACTAAACAACAAGGTCGTTATGAAGTTCGTGAGCCTAATCCTGAAGCCGGTATTGCTTATCGCTCAGATCACTTTAGCTTATCGAAAAAAGGCGTGCCTATTTTGTATGCTAAAAGCGGTAATGATCATGTAGAGCATGGCGTGGAATGGGGCAAAGCCCAACGTGCTGAATTTAATAAGTGCTGTTACCATAAAGTACAAGACCAATATGATGATAACTGGGATCTAACCGGTGCAAAGCAAGATATGCAGTTATTCTATCAAGTGGGTAACGAGCTAGCGAACAGTCGCCAGTGGCCAAATTGGTACAAAGGCAATGAGTTCCGCGCTATTCGTGATGCTTCAGCAACCGAACGTAAATAA
- a CDS encoding DUF3081 family protein: protein MKNEIDGKFLLTVFAKVEKHGSAITNDLGAGFTLDGVTVNSGFDGYEAYFDNGKVQLTLGFHNQWNTNAENEIAFDEFMNMLNKINNNY from the coding sequence ATGAAAAATGAAATAGATGGAAAGTTTTTATTAACTGTTTTTGCCAAAGTAGAAAAACACGGTAGTGCAATAACCAATGATTTAGGTGCTGGTTTTACTTTAGATGGCGTGACGGTAAACTCAGGGTTTGACGGTTACGAAGCTTACTTTGACAACGGTAAAGTACAATTGACTTTGGGCTTCCATAATCAATGGAATACCAATGCTGAAAATGAAATAGCATTTGATGAATTTATGAATATGTTGAATAAAATCAATAATAATTATTAG
- the lysC gene encoding lysine-sensitive aspartokinase 3, translating into MPNLTVAKFGGSSVANYTAMSRCADIVLSQPAIRVVVVSACTGVTNLLVDITQFSSVDARLSAYSGIENITFAVIAKLKQTDGVMASTQALLQRLKHLVEQHDHVYSAAEKDEIVSFGERLSSVLFSQVLLERNIAACCFDVRQVMRTDSHFGKAEPNIKAIKVLCLEKLTPLLAESVVVTQGFVGANELDQTTTLGRGGSDYSAALLAEALAADVVQIWTDVVGIFTTDPRLTEHARCIKEISFDEAAEMATFGARVIHPATLLPAIRQNIAVFVGSSREPESGGTWIAKEVAERPAYRAIALRKSQTLITLKSPEMLHAAGFLTRVFDILSRHEISIDLVTTSEISVALTLDQGGMTTAFSSDIDLALFELEKFCDVTVERGLSLVAVIGNHLHSNQGVTGELFNTLERINMRLICHGASKHNLCFLVQDTEAVDVVKQLHQSLFAA; encoded by the coding sequence TTGCCTAATTTAACCGTTGCCAAATTTGGTGGCAGTAGCGTCGCTAATTATACTGCTATGTCACGCTGCGCCGATATTGTTTTAAGTCAACCTGCTATTCGCGTAGTTGTGGTTAGCGCCTGTACAGGCGTGACTAATTTGTTAGTGGATATTACCCAGTTTTCCAGTGTGGACGCACGTTTATCTGCTTACAGCGGTATTGAAAATATTACCTTTGCTGTTATTGCCAAGTTAAAACAAACTGATGGTGTAATGGCAAGTACTCAAGCATTATTACAGCGCTTAAAACACCTAGTTGAACAGCATGATCATGTGTATTCAGCGGCAGAAAAAGATGAAATAGTGTCTTTTGGTGAGCGTTTAAGTTCAGTTTTATTTAGTCAAGTTTTGCTTGAACGGAATATTGCCGCTTGCTGTTTTGATGTCAGGCAAGTCATGCGTACTGATAGCCATTTTGGTAAAGCCGAGCCTAATATCAAAGCCATAAAAGTACTCTGTTTAGAAAAGCTTACGCCTTTATTAGCCGAGTCAGTCGTGGTTACTCAGGGCTTTGTTGGCGCCAATGAATTAGACCAAACAACGACCTTAGGCCGAGGCGGCTCAGATTATAGTGCGGCTTTATTAGCCGAGGCGTTAGCTGCGGATGTAGTACAAATTTGGACCGATGTCGTTGGCATTTTCACCACTGATCCGCGTTTAACCGAACATGCCCGCTGTATTAAAGAAATAAGCTTTGATGAAGCCGCAGAAATGGCAACCTTTGGCGCTAGGGTAATTCATCCGGCCACTTTGTTGCCTGCAATACGGCAAAATATAGCAGTGTTTGTAGGATCTAGTCGGGAGCCTGAATCCGGTGGAACCTGGATTGCTAAAGAGGTTGCTGAACGACCAGCATACCGGGCGATAGCGCTACGAAAATCGCAAACCCTGATCACTTTAAAAAGCCCTGAGATGCTGCACGCAGCTGGTTTTTTAACTCGTGTATTTGATATTTTGAGTCGGCATGAAATATCTATCGATTTAGTAACCACCTCTGAGATAAGTGTCGCGTTAACCTTAGACCAAGGTGGAATGACAACGGCGTTTAGTTCCGATATTGATTTAGCATTATTTGAACTAGAAAAGTTTTGTGATGTAACAGTCGAGCGCGGTTTAAGTTTAGTGGCGGTAATTGGCAATCATTTACATAGCAACCAAGGTGTAACCGGCGAGCTATTTAATACCTTAGAGCGGATAAATATGCGCTTAATTTGCCATGGTGCCTCTAAACATAATTTATGTTTTTTAGTTCAAGATACTGAAGCGGTAGATGTAGTAAAACAGTTACACCAAAGTTTATTTGCCGCTTAA
- the prsR gene encoding PEP-CTERM-box response regulator transcription factor, producing the protein MKTILVIEDDIGIQKQLKWSLSEFELVFAQDRQSALTQLRRYEPDVVTLDLGLPPDEANATEGLACLNDILNFNPNCKVIVITGNTDNSHALKAIALGAYDYYQKPIDADVLNVTLNRAFKLAQLEAENRALRSSNVAAQEIIGNSDAMIKACRTVEKIAPTEITTLLLGESGTGKEVFARAIHKQSPRVKKPFVAINCASIPENLLESELFGYERGAFTGANKTTLGKIECANGGTLLLDEIGDMPLSLQAKMLRFLQERVIERIGGRQEIEVDVRVICATHRNLSEMVAEQSFREDLYYRISEITLVIPPLRDRGHDIIVIAKALLHRFNDEFNSKIQGFSDCAMQAMMQHSWPGNIRELQNKLKSAVILADSKQISAEDLGLTAQSSKTATLRMVREQAESQAIRHAHSLASGNLSKTADILGVTRPTLYALIEKYKLLDLRTTESETQQ; encoded by the coding sequence ATGAAAACGATACTAGTCATAGAAGACGATATTGGTATTCAAAAACAACTAAAATGGAGTTTATCTGAATTTGAGTTGGTGTTTGCCCAAGATAGACAATCAGCACTCACTCAACTTAGGCGCTATGAACCTGATGTTGTCACCCTCGATTTAGGCCTACCACCAGATGAAGCAAATGCTACTGAAGGCTTAGCCTGTTTAAACGATATTTTAAACTTTAATCCTAATTGTAAAGTCATCGTTATTACCGGTAACACCGATAATAGTCATGCCCTTAAAGCTATAGCTTTAGGTGCTTATGATTATTATCAAAAACCAATAGATGCTGACGTCCTAAATGTGACATTAAATCGTGCCTTTAAACTAGCGCAACTAGAGGCTGAGAATCGTGCCTTACGCAGTAGTAACGTTGCCGCGCAAGAAATAATTGGCAATAGTGATGCCATGATTAAAGCCTGCCGCACAGTAGAGAAAATTGCTCCAACTGAAATCACCACCTTATTACTGGGTGAAAGTGGCACCGGTAAAGAAGTATTTGCCCGCGCCATTCACAAACAAAGCCCAAGAGTCAAAAAGCCTTTTGTGGCGATTAACTGTGCTTCTATTCCTGAAAACCTGCTAGAAAGTGAATTATTTGGTTATGAACGGGGTGCCTTTACTGGCGCCAATAAAACGACTCTAGGTAAAATAGAATGCGCCAATGGCGGCACCTTATTGTTGGATGAAATTGGTGATATGCCGCTTAGTTTACAAGCTAAAATGTTACGCTTTTTACAAGAGCGTGTTATTGAACGTATCGGTGGCCGTCAAGAAATAGAAGTCGATGTCCGAGTTATTTGTGCCACTCACCGTAATTTATCCGAGATGGTAGCCGAGCAGAGTTTTCGTGAAGATTTATACTATCGTATTAGTGAAATCACTCTAGTGATCCCGCCACTACGTGATCGCGGGCACGATATTATTGTTATTGCCAAAGCCTTACTACACCGCTTTAATGATGAGTTTAATAGTAAAATTCAAGGATTTAGTGATTGTGCAATGCAAGCCATGATGCAACATAGTTGGCCTGGTAATATTCGAGAGTTACAAAACAAACTAAAATCAGCTGTTATTTTAGCTGATAGTAAACAAATCTCGGCAGAAGACTTAGGCTTAACAGCACAAAGCAGTAAAACAGCTACCTTGCGGATGGTAAGAGAGCAAGCAGAAAGCCAAGCGATTCGTCATGCCCATTCTTTAGCTAGCGGAAATCTGTCTAAAACTGCAGATATTTTAGGTGTTACCAGACCCACTTTATACGCTTTAATTGAAAAATATAAATTACTCGACTTACGTACAACTGAAAGCGAAACCCAGCAATAA
- the prsK gene encoding XrtA/PEP-CTERM system histidine kinase PrsK: protein MTELQFSHFWHKRYVQVFSLIMIVWAIMCSWQLVSAYMIFTGSLVLCVIQLALLETLYRRANSNKWQYKPLVLGFTICVLFDFILFAESALFAQVNNQLWSARGFVYAAMVPLLIISVRRIQAWGINVYISRDIVLQSSLVFAAGVYLSLIAIAGFYIRYIGGQWSHLIQATFLVLGFAMLAVLLFSGAVRRQLRVYIEKHFFANKFDYRQKWLELTRHLRQIDISQPDQYQTILKAWLDTIGYSRGCIIRYTQGQNFIPLARYERAELNTAETQLITRYAATFADKYWLVDLQDPADAFVQQLSNRKTIDAQLAIPIQSEGELWGLCLLNAPDVNQLNLNWELRDFLMLVSEQVGSYLLLMQASETLSENAQFAAFSRMSAFVVHDLKNVKAQLDLLLKNSIKHRHNPEFIDDSFTTLAAMQLRLNNMLQQLSSKRSQSSEDSIFSVNTVISQVVSERCATKLPLPSFTATAEVQLSLNKERFASVIYHLIDNAQHATEEQGEVQVTLAVKKNHAIISISDTGYGMSEEFIRLRLFKPFDSTKGNSGMGVGAYDAQQFAAQHQGELLVSSTLAVGTTFTLMLPLH, encoded by the coding sequence TTGACCGAATTACAGTTTAGCCACTTTTGGCACAAGCGCTATGTGCAGGTCTTTAGCTTAATCATGATTGTCTGGGCCATTATGTGCAGTTGGCAATTAGTCTCAGCTTATATGATTTTCACCGGTAGCTTGGTACTTTGCGTTATACAGCTCGCACTACTAGAAACCTTATATCGCCGTGCTAATAGCAATAAATGGCAATATAAACCTTTAGTGTTAGGCTTTACTATATGCGTATTATTTGATTTTATTTTATTTGCCGAATCGGCATTATTTGCTCAAGTTAACAATCAACTTTGGTCTGCGCGCGGCTTTGTTTATGCTGCTATGGTACCGCTGTTAATTATTTCAGTACGGCGTATTCAAGCTTGGGGCATTAATGTTTATATTTCTCGCGATATTGTGCTACAAAGCTCGTTGGTGTTTGCTGCAGGTGTTTACTTAAGCTTAATTGCCATCGCAGGCTTTTATATCCGTTATATTGGTGGCCAGTGGTCACATTTAATCCAAGCGACATTCTTAGTACTCGGTTTTGCCATGTTGGCGGTATTGTTATTTTCTGGTGCTGTTCGTCGCCAACTTAGGGTTTACATTGAAAAACACTTTTTTGCCAATAAGTTTGATTACCGCCAAAAATGGCTAGAGCTAACACGACATTTACGCCAAATAGATATAAGCCAACCCGATCAATACCAAACAATTCTAAAAGCTTGGCTAGATACTATTGGCTATAGCCGCGGTTGCATTATTCGTTATACCCAAGGTCAAAACTTCATCCCCTTAGCGCGCTACGAACGGGCTGAACTTAATACCGCCGAAACTCAACTTATTACTCGTTATGCCGCCACATTTGCCGATAAATACTGGTTAGTCGATTTACAAGATCCTGCTGATGCGTTTGTGCAGCAACTTAGTAATAGAAAGACTATTGACGCCCAATTAGCCATACCTATACAGTCAGAAGGCGAATTATGGGGCTTATGTTTACTCAATGCGCCAGATGTAAACCAACTGAATTTAAACTGGGAGTTACGCGATTTTTTAATGCTGGTTTCTGAGCAAGTAGGTAGTTATTTACTGTTAATGCAAGCCAGTGAAACGCTGAGTGAAAATGCGCAATTTGCCGCCTTTAGTCGTATGTCTGCCTTTGTTGTCCACGACTTAAAAAATGTTAAAGCTCAACTCGATTTACTGTTAAAAAACAGTATTAAACATCGTCATAATCCTGAATTTATTGATGATAGTTTCACCACGTTAGCGGCTATGCAACTGCGCTTAAATAATATGTTACAACAACTTAGCTCTAAACGAAGCCAATCAAGTGAAGATAGCATTTTTAGCGTCAATACTGTTATTAGCCAAGTTGTCAGTGAACGTTGTGCTACTAAGTTGCCCCTACCGTCATTTACGGCAACGGCTGAAGTTCAGCTATCATTAAATAAAGAACGCTTTGCCAGTGTGATATATCATTTAATTGATAATGCTCAGCATGCTACTGAAGAGCAAGGTGAAGTACAGGTCACTTTGGCAGTTAAAAAAAACCATGCCATAATTAGTATTAGCGATACAGGCTATGGTATGTCAGAAGAGTTTATTCGCTTACGTTTATTTAAACCCTTTGATTCAACCAAAGGAAACTCTGGCATGGGCGTTGGTGCTTATGATGCGCAACAATTTGCTGCTCAGCATCAGGGCGAATTATTAGTCAGCAGCACTTTAGCAGTGGGAACTACTTTTACCTTAATGCTTCCATTACACTAA
- a CDS encoding S1 family peptidase: MLKILYSALLFLGLFSFSVKADLVQVISDIKPAIVAIGIHNPLAAPRIRLVGTGFAVADGRKIVTNYHVVSALLNTERNESYVVLSGNGSDIKMHSVLSTKTDSTHDLAVLSIGEKLPTVNLANNKLIAEGSSIALIGYPITAVLGLYPATHTGIISALTPIAIPADNSNSLNSRALRQLQQPFLLYQLDATAYPGNSGSPLVDIKTGKVIGVVNKVFVKSTREAVLSDPSNISYAIPIHFLHTLLK; encoded by the coding sequence ATGTTAAAAATTTTATATAGTGCATTGCTTTTTCTTGGCTTATTTAGCTTTTCTGTCAAAGCCGATCTGGTACAAGTTATCAGTGACATTAAACCTGCAATTGTTGCCATCGGTATCCACAACCCCTTAGCTGCCCCACGAATTCGTTTAGTGGGTACTGGTTTTGCGGTAGCTGATGGTCGTAAAATCGTAACAAATTACCATGTTGTTTCCGCCCTATTAAATACCGAGCGCAATGAAAGTTATGTTGTACTTTCTGGGAATGGTAGCGACATTAAAATGCACTCGGTGTTATCTACCAAAACTGACTCTACCCATGATTTAGCCGTGTTAAGTATTGGCGAAAAGCTACCGACCGTTAATTTGGCTAATAACAAACTGATTGCCGAAGGCAGTTCTATTGCTTTAATAGGTTATCCGATAACAGCAGTATTAGGCCTATATCCCGCTACCCATACTGGTATTATTTCCGCGCTCACGCCCATTGCTATTCCTGCTGATAACTCCAATAGTCTTAATAGCAGAGCTTTGCGCCAATTACAGCAGCCATTTTTACTTTATCAATTAGATGCTACTGCCTATCCAGGTAATAGCGGCAGCCCTTTGGTCGACATTAAAACGGGTAAGGTTATTGGCGTGGTAAATAAGGTGTTTGTTAAATCGACCCGAGAAGCGGTATTAAGTGATCCCAGCAATATAAGTTACGCTATTCCAATCCACTTTTTACACACTTTATTAAAGTAA